The window TAACTTCAAATAAAATCAACAAAACAAGTGGAATCTATACAAACATCCAAGGAAAACTTGAAATCACCAAAGTTAAATTTGGCGGAAGTTCAGTTGATTCAGATGGAGATACATTCAGTAAAGAATTTGAACCTGGCGACACATTTGAAGTCATAGTTTATTTAGAAAACTTATTCACCGATGATGAAGACATAAATATTGAAGACATCGAAATTGACGTAGTAGTTAAAGGTGTTGGCGAAGACGAAGATGACGTAAGTGGAGACGCAGAAATTAGTAAACTAAAAGCAGATGAAAAAGACAGCGACACAATTACTTGGGATGAAGACAATGAAATCGACTTTGATTCCGAAAGTGGAAAACACGAAGTAACAGTAAAAGTATCAGGAGAAGATGAAAACGGAATCACCCACGAAGATGAATGGACACTTGAAATCGATGTTGAACGCGATAGTGGACTTGCATTCGAATTTACTGATATCGAATTAAGTAAAGAAACAGTAACATGCGGAAGCAGCTTTACAGTATATGTTGATGGACGAAGTGTTGGAGAAAATGATAAAGATAATGTTTATTTATTAATCCAAAACTCTGACTTAGAAATTAGTGACAAAAACACATTCGATATTGGAGATTACCAATCAGATGATTGTGATGCAATTGAAGAAGATGACGAAGGATGTAGTGAATTTACTTACAGTAAAACATTCACCGTTGCTTCAAACACAAAAGCAGGAACATATCCAATCACAGTTAAATGGTGGCCTGAACTTCAAGAAACACTAAACTTAAAAGTTGTATGCGGAGATGATGACTCATCAAGTAGCAGCCAGTCAAGTAGTAGTTCAAATGGAAATAGCGACAACAGTAACGCAAATACTCCAACAAGTAATGGAGTTAGCACAGGATCAACACAAAGTGGATTAAGCTTAAACTATGCAGGAGGAGAATCTCAAATTCCATCACCTGCATCAAGCGCATTTGCAACAAAAGTTACTGACACAACAAGCAAACAAGTACAAGGACTTAGCGATGGAGTATATACAGCATTACTAGTATTGTTGAACATACTAATCATCGGAGGAATTATTGTTGCTTTAGCAGTTTACTTGAAAAAGTAAATTGAAGGTCTAGTTACTAAAAATTTTTTAAAATTTTTTCTTTCTTCTCTTATTTTTTTATTATTCTTTTATTCTAGAAACTTCAATTATAAAAAAAGTATTTTTGCAAGAAATATATTCTCTATATAGGTTAACTATTTTAATAAACATTCATTATGTTTATTTATTTTAATTTTAATTAATTTAATTGTAATTAGTTTAATTATCATATTTAGAGGTAAAAAAATGAGTGAATCATATGTATTTAGAAATATTCAAGGAGAACCACTTAAAGATTTAGATGAAGCAAAAAGACTTTGGATCCCACCAAGATATAGATCCGATGCAAAAGGACTTTTGTTAACTCAAGAAGAAATAACTGATTGTGTTGATCATCTTGCAGCCAAAATAAATCAAGATTATGCTCACGTAACAACCGAGAATCCACTCATATTAATTGGAGTATTAAACGGATCCGTAATGTTACTTCCCGATTTAATGAAAAAACTAAATGTTCCCGCAATAGAGATGGACACAATAAAAGTAGAAAGTTATGGTGGCGGAAAAACTAGTGCGGGACACGTTAGACTCGAAAAAGACTTAGGCAGAGACCTAGAAGGAGTACACGCACTCGTTGTAGAAGATATAGTTGATACAGGCAGAACAAATCAATACATAATGGATGCAATACTTCGACCAAGAGGTCCTAAAACACTTGAAATGATTTCTTTATTAAGTAAACCCAGCAGACGAGTAGTAGATGTTGATGTCAAATATGTTGGTTTTGTAATTGATGATCATTTTGTAATCGGATATGGCATGGATTACGAGCAGAATTTGAGAAACTTACCATTTGTTGCAGTAATGGACTAATTTATTCTTTACTTTTTTATTATAGGGGTTGTTTTCACAAAAAGTTTATAAATATTAATTTCTGCCAAAAATAGATGTTAGTTGTAAACGTTAGATTTCAAAAAATAGAGATAGACAATTTCAGTTTAAAAGATAGTGTTGCAACACTCAAACTATTCTTTAATGATGGAAATAATAAAGCACTTTTATTTGACACTAAACTTTTAGATGTAGAAAAAGATGCACACGCAATAGTTAATCGAGTACGACAATACGAAAAAGAACTTAATCAAAAAAATTCTTATCAAAATGATACATTTCTAGATAGCTTTGTTAATGTAGTATTAGAAAACGAAGAAGCAATCGAAGAAAAAATAAAAGCGTATCTTCGAAAAGTAAAAGATGGAGTAACACGAGTTAAAACTCACCGCAGTGCTACCGGATACCTAGATATTGTTAATCAAATCAAAGGGATTAAAACCAGTTTAGAATAAAAATTTTATAGCTCATTCTAATTATTGAGAGATATTAAAAATAATAATTAAATTATACAATATAATAATTAAACATCTCTAAGAATCTGTGTTGCAGTTGATTCTGTACGCAATGTTCCTTGAGTACTACAATAAGGACATCTTCTAGGTTCTGCATCCGTTTTTGGAACAAACCGATAATTACATTTCATACATCTATAATTTTTAGCCATTAACCTCACATCTTAATTAATAAAAAATTATTCACCTCAATATAAATTATGAACTAAATAATATTTAAACTTTATGAGAAAAAAGGAATCATTTTTATATATGTTAAAAAAATTTAAGAAATATGCCAATAAAAATTAATTACGAAATATGTTGTTGGAAAGAAGGAAAATGCACTCAATGTACTTGTAAAGGTGCATGTAATGGTTGTGTTGAAGTATGTCCCGTCGATGCGTTAACCAGAGGACAAACTGTTGAATTTAACCCCGAAAAATGTATTGATTGTGGCGCATGTGTTGAAGCTTGCAAACACAACGCAATTACTATGAGTTAAATATTAACTTAAAATAACCTCATTCCAAACAATTTACTAAATTTAAAAGAGAAACTAAAAAAATGGTAGAATTTAATCCAGACGGAAGTTTAAAATTACCAGGTCAAGTTCTAAAAAGAAAAGCAGAAGCAGAGCACAGATTAAAACATACTAAATGCATAAAAATTATTCGAGAAATTGTTAATTTTGATAGTCCAAAAAAATGCGTTCTTAGATTAATTATTTCCGATGCAATTTCAGATAACCGATTTGTTGAATATATTCACAACGAATTTAGAAAAATTGCAAATGTTCCCACAAAACTAGTTAAACAAAACGAAAAAGAGTTTGAAATTGAAGTTGGAACTGATTTTAAACGATGTACCGACTGTAAACTTCTACGACATCGATATCGACAACAAATGCAAGGCTGCATAATCGAAGACAAAGGTAATTGCACATTCTCAGATTTCAGAAAAAGCTTTGGTTATGAAGATTACTTTGATTGATGAACATAATAAACAATCAATAACTAATTAATAAACTTATAATAACACAAAATAGAAATAAAAAGATAAAGAAAAATATGATGAAAAAAATTTAAAACAAAAAAAAATATTTAATTTATTTTGCTTTTCTTTGGTTTGCTCTTTGACCTGGCCGAATCTTTTCTGCACCTTGTCCCTTCTTTCGAAGTCCTCTAGCTTTTTTACCAGCAGAAGTTAATCCACGCATAACACGACGTTTGTTTGCAGGACTTGCAACCCAACCAAGAGTTTTATCTTTAATAATCTGTGGATGATCACGGTCAGCCAAAAGTACTTCGTACCAATATGACTTACCATCTTGAGCAACCCAATAACTATTAAGAATTTCACAATTAGGATATTTTTTCTGAACACGCTCTTCAGCAATTTGTTGATAATTTTTACCAACAATTTTTGTTCTTCGCATGTGTTTAGGTCTACGTCCACTTTTAAACTGTTCACGCATACGTCCACCACGGCCAATACGTTGTCTTACAACAATGATACCTGGTTTTGCCCTATAACCTAATGAACGAGCCCTATCTAACCTAGTAGGACGTTCAATACGAACTGAAACTGGCTCTCTACGCCATTGAAGAAGTCTTTCACGCCATAACTCTGGCATATTCTCTTGTGGTTTTTTCCAAAGAGCTCTAATATATTTTAAATAACCCATTTTACACGGCCTCCATAATTTTGCTTAATTAAGCGCTCTAAACTTGTTAAAACGCTTTATTTTGAGATTCAGATAAGCCAATACCCACATTTCTCAAGAGTTAAAAAAATGGTTTCATTTATAAATCTTTAGCTAAACTAGCAACATAAAAGAGTAAAATAACCCGGATTTAACGAATGAGCAATTGTTTAAAAAACAAATGAATTAATTTTAAATACTCCGACTAAATATCACACTCAAAGGGAAACCATATGGAACGAAAACAAATAGGTATCGTAGCTTCTAGACTCATGGGTGCGGATTCCATAGGGATGGAATCTCAAAAATGGATAGATAAACTTCTAGAAATGGGTTATAACCCCCACTTAATATGCGGAAAACTAGAAGAATCATCAAATCTACCAAACATAGAAATTCCTGAACTAGATTACAAACACAGTGAAATACGCGCAATAAAGCGAATGGCATTTGAATCCCCCTTAGATAAAGCAGGCCAAAAAGCATTCTACATCTTACTTGACAACATGGTTAAACGAATTAGAAAACCATTAAAATCATATTTAGAACAAAACAAAATATCATATCTTTTAGTTGAAGATGCACTAAGTTGTGGTCGAAACCTACCTATGACTCTCGCACTTAACAAAATCATAACTGAACTAAAACTTCCAACACTAGGAAAACATTACAAACCATTTTGGGAAATAAATTATTTTACTAAACATGCAAACATACCAAAAATAATTAATCAACTTCCATCCAACTCAAAAAAAATTACACACATAACAAACAGCGAACACATAAGCCAAGGACTAACAAAAAAATCAAAACTTCCAAGTAAAGTAATACCTCACTTAATAAATTTTAATTCTTTAAGAAAAAAAGATGATTACAACAAAGATTTTAGAAAAGACTTTGGAATAACAGACGATCAAATAGTAATATTACAACCAACAAAAATAAGTAGAGTAAAAGGAATGGAAAAATCAGTAAAACTTCTTTCAGAAATAAATAAAGCAACAAAAAAAGATAACGTACTAATAATCACTGGACCTCCCGTATATCACCGAGGAAACTATTTCGAAGAAATAATTAATAAGATAAATAAACTGGGAGTAAAAGTTATATTTGCGCACGATAAAATATTTTTACGACGACATGTTAAAAATCAGAAAAAATATTATTCAATAGGTGATGCATACGTAAATTCTGACATAATCTCATTTCCCTCAACAGGACCTAGTTTTGGAAATCCCGTTTTAGAAGCAATGGCTTACAAAAAACCAATATTTGTTAATGATTATCAAAACCTAAAAAACTTTTTAGACAAAGGTGCTAAATTAATAGTAACCAATCAAGCAATAAGTCAAGAAAATGTTAGTGACGTATGCGAACTAATATTTGATGAGAAAAAAAGAAAAGAAATAGTAAATCATAATTTTAAACTCGTAAAAAAACATTATGATATCAAACAACTAAATGACACAATAAAAGAAATCATACAATCATATGAAACCGAATCTGCATTTACTTGGTTAACTCGCCAAGCTAAAAAAGTAACAAAAATTTCAGATAGGATTTCTGAAACAATTATCCCTGATTTCATGAAATCAGGTAAACCTGTTAATAATAAATCTCGACAAGCACATAATAAAGCCCGTACAACAGATTCAAATTCAATAAAAAAATCACAAAAAAGAAAAACAAAGAAAGAAATACCTTCAATATTAAACGAGTATGAAAAACTAAGTCAAGAAAATGAACCTAAAAAAAGAGGAGACACAAAAACCTAATTCAATTTCAATGCAAAAAAAACAAGTTTATTTAGTAAAAAAAGGATGCCCAATTTGCAGAGGAGATTTGAAAGGAAATGATCTTGTAAACTACTTCTGTAAATCTTGCAACATACTATTCACTCGAAAAGATATTAGACCTTGGGATATTCGAAAAAGAGAAATTGAAGAAGCCGATTCTGAAAATTGTGAAAAAACTGAAACTAAAAAATCAAAATATTCTGATTTAGGAAAAGTAATTCCAACACCAATTAATCCTGAAGAAATAAATTCAGAGATTGATTCTGAGGATAATTATGTTGAAGAAACCGTTGAAGTTAAACCAGCAGAATCACAATCCGAAGTTGATGATTCTTTAGCGAAACCTGTTGAAAAAATAGTAGACGACCCTGCAGAAATTTTAGAAGATGCAAATAAATCAGAACAAGAAGAATCACAAGAATTAATACAACCCGACTCAACAGAAGATACTGATGAAATAATGGACATACTAACTGGCAAAACCACAGAAGAAGACGGAATGCAAAAACCTGACGCTCCAATTGATGCTGAGTTTAGTGAAATTGAAGATACTACAACTGATGAAGATTTTGAAGAAACTGAAACTGCAGTTATTGAACAAGTAACTGAAGAACCAAAAGCTATTGAACAAGTAACTGAAGAACCAGAAGCTATTGAACAAGTTATCAAAGAACCTGAACCAGAAGTAATCAAACCAGTAACCAAAAAAGTAATCAGATCAAAAAAAGATGAATATTCCCTCGAAGCAAAAGAAAAAATTATTGCAAGTAAAGAAGCAAATAAAATACACTCAGGAACATGTCATTTTGTTGCAAAAATTCAACCAGAAAACAGACTATACTTCCCAACAATAAAAGAAGGCGAGTCCAAAGGATACAAATTATGTGTGTGTTTACGAAGACTTAAATTCATACAAAGACATAATAAAAAAGAATAAAAAAAATTAACCAATTTTTTCTAATAATAATTGTAATGCAAAGTGATAATTAGCCAAAGCCCGCACAGATGTTGTTTCTTGATTTGTATGATAATTAGTTGAAGGTAATTGAACCATCGTACCATTATACTTGCCACCAGTTTCTGCAACTAAATGTCCTAGTTCAGTTTTTCCCAAAGACTTTGGTTTTTTTGAATGAGAACTTGCGTTAGCCGCAGCAATTATTTCATCTTTCATTTCGTACCCAATACGTTCGGAATCACAAGAATCCCTTAATGCACTAACTAGCCCAGCATTAAATTCAGCAAATGCATCACGATTTCTTAATGCAATAACTCCCCTATCAATAGCATCCAAGTTAGGGTAAGGAGTTGTGTCTAGAACAATTAAGTTATCAGTTTGAATTCCTGCGGAATCTAAATATGATTTAGTATATCTCCAACTTAAACCAATCTCTTCATCAGCAGTAAACAAAACTCTACCATCAAAACCCTCATCAATTAATTGCATGGCAACTGCAACACAAATAGCATTATCAATTTGACCTGAAATGTAACCCCCATCAACAGTTAACCCATTCGAATATCCAATAGCAATTCCAGGACGTAGTTGACCCTCAAATTCAGGAATTTGAAATGTTAATTTTCTTGATTAATAATCTAAATCAAATCCTGTAACCATTCCAGTTCCAAAATTATCTTCAGTTTTAGGATCATACGCAACAACAGTCTGACCTACAAATCGTTCTCCAGATTTTTGAAAAATAGCCTCACTAGTCTTTTGTGCCTTTACAGGATTTTGATGAAAATTAGCATACTCAAATTCTCCCCTTTCATTAACAACAATACCTAATCTGTCAACATGAACTGATAAAATTATATCAGAAGGATTTTTGGGCGCTAGCACTAACAACTTATTACCTAAATCCCCTTCAAGCCAAATATTCCTATGTCTATATTGAGTAATTAAACTTTGAGCATGAAGATGATCTAAAAATCTTTGTTCATGTCCAACAACCGCTGGAACTGCTAAATAGTCTCTCGTTTTTTCAATTATTTTTTCTACAGACATAAACGTCTTTGATAACTTGATCAGTTATAAAAATTATCATTATAGCAAATATATAATTGCAGCAATAGAATATAGATCATTAATTTTAGTTATGATTATTAAATAAAAAAAAAAAGAAAAAAATAAAAGAAAAGGAGGTAAGCCTTTCTTTTAAAAGATTTAAAAAAAACTATAAAAAATTTTTAAAAAAATTTAAAACTCTACTTCTAATTCGGGAGCTCTATTCATATCTTCTACTGTTACCATTACTGTTTTAGTTACAACATGATTTCCATCATTAGCGGTAATTACAACTTCGTATTCACCCTCTTCATCATAACCAATGTCTTTTGTATTTGTAGTCATCCAACCACTATAAGCAACTGTTACATAATCTCCGTCAGGATCAGATACAACTGGCTTAAGAGTAATTGTTTCTCCTTCATTAAGTGTGATTTCAGTAAGAACATCAATCATCGGTGCTTTATTACTACTTAAAACAACAACCATAATTTCTTGAGTAGTTGTAGCTTTTCCGTCAGTAACACTAACATCAACTTCGTATTCTCCTTGATCACCCTCTTTCGTTTGCCACTCTCCATCTTCGTCAAGTGGGTTACCGAATGTGTATTCAAGTTCGTCACCATCTGGGTCATTAGCTCTAACATTTAATTTAACTAATTCTCCTTCAGTAACAGTTAAAGTTGCTTTATCACTTCCAACATTAGCAGGAACCCAAACAGGTGCTGACGTCGTTTCTGAAACTGGGCTAACTTCAACCACAGGTTCTGATTCAACTTCAACTGGTTCAACTACTACAGGAGTAGGTTCAATAACAACTTCAACAGGAGCTTCTTGTGCAGGCTCCATAATTAATTTTTTCTTTTCAGTAGCAGGTTCTACAACAACTTCTACATCAGCTTCCACTGGCATAGGTTGTTCTACAGGTTCAGCTGTAGGTTCCGCTGTTGGTACAGGCATTGGACCAGGTTCTTGACCAGCCTCTGGAGCTTGATAAGGAACTTGATATCCAGTACATCCAACTAGAAACAACAAAATTACCGCAATTACTGAAACAACTATGAGATTTCGCCTCATTTTATCACCTCGTATTTATTAAATACTCACCTCTAAGTATTTTCATACTGTTTTTGCTATTGAAGAATAATACCATACTATATAAATTTTATGATAGTGAAAACTGCTCTAATATACCTATCAAACAGAGACTATCCTCGAGGAGAACTATTCGTCTTAAACTTGTGACACTGAAAATAAAAATCATTTAAAAACTCTTTTTAAAGTTTAAAAATGAATTAAATTAAAGAAAAATTAATTAAAAATTATTAAAAATTCCCAAAACAAAAACTATAAATAACTCAATTCATTGAAAAAATCAATGATTCTTAAATGGATACAACTTCAAAACATAAGAAGTTTTACTGAAGCAAAAATAGAATTCGAAAAAGGAAGCACACTACTAAGCGGAGACATAGGTTCTGGGAAATCATCAATATTAAGTGCGCTTGAGTTCGGATTATTTGGTGCCATGCGAGGACTCTTAAGTTCAAATGCACTATTAAGAAAGGGAACAAATGCAGGACATGTAGAATTATGTTTTTTATTAGATAAAAAAGAGATCATAATAAAACGCAGATTAAAAAAACAAAATAACAGCGTAGTACAAGATACAGGCTACTTAATTATAGATGGAGTCAAAACTGAAGGAACTACAACTGAACTGCGAGCAAGAGTTTTGGAATTATTAGGATACCCTCATGAACTTCTAACAAAAAGTAAAGGTCTAATCTTTAGATATACAGTATACACACCTCAAGATCAAATGAAACAAATAGTTTTAGAAGATAAAGAACTAAGGCTTAATACATTAAGACTTGTTTTTGGAATTGATAAATACAAAAAAATAAGAGAAAATGTACAAATAATTATTAAAAATACAAAAGATAAGAAAAAAGAACTTGTAGGCCAAATATATGATTTGGAAGAGAAAAAGAAAAAACTCGAAGAATCTGCAGGATTTATTTCAGAACTCATTGAACAAGAAAATAAAATTCGACCAATACTCATTTCAGTTAAAGAAGAACTCATACAAAAAAGAAATCTAATGAAAGGCTTGGATGATAAAATCAAGCTTAGCCAAGATATCAAACAAAAAATAGAAATTTTAACTAGTGTAGTTGATGAAAAAAATAATCAAATAGAAAAAGAAGAAAAAGAAATAGAACAACTCAAAACCGAAATAACAACAATAAAAATAAAACTTGCAGAACTCGAAGAAAATTTAAGTGTTGAAACCATAGAAACTATATCTTCTGACATAACATCAATAGAACAAAAAATACTTACTAATGAAAATCTGGAAAAAACATTACTTAGAGAAAATGCATTAATTAAAGAGCGAGAAAAACAAATAGACATGAGAATTCTAAATTTAAAAGAAGAAAAAATCAAAAAACAAGAAAAAGAACAAATAATGATTTCTAAAAAAAATGAATACTCAGAACTCATCGAGCGAGTAAAAGACAAACAACTAATCCACGATACAATACACAAAATAGATTTTGACATATTAGAACTAAGTAAAAAAATCAATGGATTTGAAATTATGAATATGCAAAGTCAAAAACTAAAAGAAAAAATATCACAAATTGATTCTTGCCCCACCTGCGAACAAACCGTAAGTAATGAACACAAACAAAAAATAAATGAACGAGAAAATTCTAAAATCGCCGAGTGTATTGGAGAAATAAAACAACTTGAAACTCAAAAAACAGAGATTATGAACCTGGTTGATTGCCAACGCAAAAAACTCGAAGAAGTACGAGCAATTGAAATAAAAATTTCTGAGATTAGTGGTGAAATAAAAAATGAATCCGAACTCAAAATCGAAATTAACAATCTAATAATATTACTTGAAGAAACTGAAACTCAACGAAAAGAAATACTAACAAAAATCAGTGAACTTGACGCCTCAAAAATTGAAGAGATTCGAAAAGAAATAATTAATCACAAAGAAAAAATAAAAATATTAAATGAAACAAAAATCAAACTCACAGAAATAGAAACTGTTAGTCAAAGAAAAACCGAAAAAATACGAAGACTCGGAGAACACATTACTTTTTTAGAAGAAACACAAGAAAAAGTTTTAGGGTTAAATAAAAAATTAGAAGAATTACAACAAAAATACAAAAGCTTTGATGGACTACAACAAGAATACTCCCTTAAAAAAATAGACTTTGAAAGACTACTTGAAGAAGAGAAAAAAATCGAAGTAAAAAAACAAGGAATAGAAAAAGAAAAAGAAAGTTGGGAGCGAACACAAACAGAACTCAAAACCGAAGTCATAACAAAAGAAGAATCAAAACGACGAATAACAAAATGCGAAAATGAAATAAGATGGCTTGATGAAATGTTTATCAAACTTATGGAGACCATGGAAAAACAAGTTATGATGAAAGTATATCACGAATTTAAAGAATTATTTACAACCTGGTTTGATCTACTAATAGAAGATGAAACAATTACAGCATCACTTGATGATGAATTTAGTCCAAACATATTACAAAATGGTCACGAACTAGAACTAGATTATTTAAGCGGAGGAGAAAAAACTTCCGTTGCGCTCGCGTATCGACTTGCACTAAACAAAGTGATCAATGATGTAGTAAGTAATATAAAAACAAAAGACTTACTAGTTTTAGATGAGCCAACAGATGGATTTTCAACAGAACAACTCGATCGCGTTCGAGACGTATTAGACCAATTAAATACGGAACAAGTAATAATTGTATCACACGAATCAAAAATAGAAAGTTTTGTTAACAAAGTAATTCGAATTGAAAAAAATGAACATGTGAGTCGAATAGTATGAAAGAAGAAATAAAAAAATTATGCGCGCGCATTGAAAAAGAACAAAACGTAAAAATATTATTTGCAATAGAAAACGGAAGTCGAGTTTGGGGAATGAGTAGCA is drawn from Candidatus Woesearchaeota archaeon and contains these coding sequences:
- a CDS encoding 50S ribosomal protein L15e; this translates as MGYLKYIRALWKKPQENMPELWRERLLQWRREPVSVRIERPTRLDRARSLGYRAKPGIIVVRQRIGRGGRMREQFKSGRRPKHMRRTKIVGKNYQQIAEERVQKKYPNCEILNSYWVAQDGKSYWYEVLLADRDHPQIIKDKTLGWVASPANKRRVMRGLTSAGKKARGLRKKGQGAEKIRPGQRANQRKAK
- a CDS encoding 4Fe-4S binding protein, which codes for MPIKINYEICCWKEGKCTQCTCKGACNGCVEVCPVDALTRGQTVEFNPEKCIDCGACVEACKHNAITMS
- a CDS encoding SMC family ATPase, whose amino-acid sequence is MILKWIQLQNIRSFTEAKIEFEKGSTLLSGDIGSGKSSILSALEFGLFGAMRGLLSSNALLRKGTNAGHVELCFLLDKKEIIIKRRLKKQNNSVVQDTGYLIIDGVKTEGTTTELRARVLELLGYPHELLTKSKGLIFRYTVYTPQDQMKQIVLEDKELRLNTLRLVFGIDKYKKIRENVQIIIKNTKDKKKELVGQIYDLEEKKKKLEESAGFISELIEQENKIRPILISVKEELIQKRNLMKGLDDKIKLSQDIKQKIEILTSVVDEKNNQIEKEEKEIEQLKTEITTIKIKLAELEENLSVETIETISSDITSIEQKILTNENLEKTLLRENALIKEREKQIDMRILNLKEEKIKKQEKEQIMISKKNEYSELIERVKDKQLIHDTIHKIDFDILELSKKINGFEIMNMQSQKLKEKISQIDSCPTCEQTVSNEHKQKINERENSKIAECIGEIKQLETQKTEIMNLVDCQRKKLEEVRAIEIKISEISGEIKNESELKIEINNLIILLEETETQRKEILTKISELDASKIEEIRKEIINHKEKIKILNETKIKLTEIETVSQRKTEKIRRLGEHITFLEETQEKVLGLNKKLEELQQKYKSFDGLQQEYSLKKIDFERLLEEEKKIEVKKQGIEKEKESWERTQTELKTEVITKEESKRRITKCENEIRWLDEMFIKLMETMEKQVMMKVYHEFKELFTTWFDLLIEDETITASLDDEFSPNILQNGHELELDYLSGGEKTSVALAYRLALNKVINDVVSNIKTKDLLVLDEPTDGFSTEQLDRVRDVLDQLNTEQVIIVSHESKIESFVNKVIRIEKNEHVSRIV
- a CDS encoding glycosyltransferase family 4 protein, translating into MERKQIGIVASRLMGADSIGMESQKWIDKLLEMGYNPHLICGKLEESSNLPNIEIPELDYKHSEIRAIKRMAFESPLDKAGQKAFYILLDNMVKRIRKPLKSYLEQNKISYLLVEDALSCGRNLPMTLALNKIITELKLPTLGKHYKPFWEINYFTKHANIPKIINQLPSNSKKITHITNSEHISQGLTKKSKLPSKVIPHLINFNSLRKKDDYNKDFRKDFGITDDQIVILQPTKISRVKGMEKSVKLLSEINKATKKDNVLIITGPPVYHRGNYFEEIINKINKLGVKVIFAHDKIFLRRHVKNQKKYYSIGDAYVNSDIISFPSTGPSFGNPVLEAMAYKKPIFVNDYQNLKNFLDKGAKLIVTNQAISQENVSDVCELIFDEKKRKEIVNHNFKLVKKHYDIKQLNDTIKEIIQSYETESAFTWLTRQAKKVTKISDRISETIIPDFMKSGKPVNNKSRQAHNKARTTDSNSIKKSQKRKTKKEIPSILNEYEKLSQENEPKKRGDTKT
- the hpt gene encoding hypoxanthine phosphoribosyltransferase yields the protein MSESYVFRNIQGEPLKDLDEAKRLWIPPRYRSDAKGLLLTQEEITDCVDHLAAKINQDYAHVTTENPLILIGVLNGSVMLLPDLMKKLNVPAIEMDTIKVESYGGGKTSAGHVRLEKDLGRDLEGVHALVVEDIVDTGRTNQYIMDAILRPRGPKTLEMISLLSKPSRRVVDVDVKYVGFVIDDHFVIGYGMDYEQNLRNLPFVAVMD